One genomic segment of Novisyntrophococcus fermenticellae includes these proteins:
- a CDS encoding ABC transporter ATP-binding protein yields MGNVTIENIIKDFKDIKVLKDISIHIPDGSFTVLLGPSGCGKSTLLRIVAGLEKPDSGDIYIGDENVTKEEPKDRGVAMVFQNYALYPHMTAAENIEYGLKVKKIPKPERKRMVEEALEMVDLADQSAKRPAHMSGGQRQRVALARAIVKKPEVFLMDEPLSNLDAKLRNQMREKISMLHKSLKTTFIYVTHDQVEAMSMGNNIIILHNGVISQQGTPKGIYTNPDNIFVAGFIGSPPSNVIQYKNKYIAVKPEEIILTEDEKKGICLKADILSMEQLGSDTIYSMNTKIGNLKVKASCTWMENGESTKICIPYQKILYFGKDGNRTESTLECQKELAEYCKEE; encoded by the coding sequence ATGGGAAATGTTACTATAGAGAATATTATCAAGGATTTCAAAGATATAAAAGTATTAAAGGACATATCAATTCATATCCCTGACGGCTCATTTACTGTACTATTAGGTCCATCCGGATGTGGAAAGTCAACCCTGCTCCGTATAGTAGCGGGGTTGGAAAAACCTGATTCCGGTGATATATATATCGGTGATGAGAATGTAACGAAGGAAGAGCCTAAGGACAGAGGGGTTGCCATGGTATTTCAGAACTATGCGCTATATCCACATATGACTGCCGCTGAGAATATCGAATACGGACTTAAAGTGAAAAAGATACCAAAGCCTGAGCGGAAACGGATGGTGGAGGAAGCTCTTGAGATGGTGGATCTGGCTGACCAGTCGGCGAAAAGACCGGCTCATATGTCAGGAGGCCAGAGACAGAGAGTGGCACTTGCAAGAGCGATCGTTAAAAAGCCGGAGGTATTTCTAATGGATGAACCATTGTCAAACTTGGATGCAAAACTCAGAAACCAGATGAGAGAAAAAATATCAATGCTTCATAAGTCACTTAAGACGACGTTTATTTATGTCACTCATGATCAGGTGGAAGCAATGTCTATGGGGAACAATATCATTATATTACACAACGGTGTTATAAGTCAGCAGGGTACACCGAAAGGTATTTATACTAACCCTGATAATATCTTTGTCGCAGGTTTTATTGGCTCACCTCCGTCAAATGTAATCCAGTATAAGAATAAATACATTGCCGTCAAACCAGAGGAGATTATTCTGACAGAGGATGAAAAGAAAGGAATATGCCTGAAGGCAGATATCTTGTCCATGGAACAGTTGGGCAGCGATACTATTTATAGTATGAATACGAAAATTGGCAACCTAAAGGTGAAAGCGTCCTGCACATGGATGGAGAATGGAGAGAGTACAAAGATATGTATTCCCTACCAGAAGATATTGTATTTTGGTAAAGATGGAAACCGGACAGAGTCTACTCTGGAATGTCAAAAGGAACTCGCAGAGTACTGCAAGGAGGAATAA